The genomic stretch CACACTTTCTGGTTCGGTTCCTGAATCATTGGCCAAATGCTCCAACCTTGAGGGCTTTGATTTCTCTTTTAACAATCTAAGTGGTGACATTCCTTTACGGCTGTGTGATATTCCAAGGCTGGATTATGTGTCAGTAAGAAGCAATGCTTTATCAGGAAGTGTTGAAAAGTTTCTGTCGGCGTGCCAGAGCTTGAAAGTGTTGGATCTTGGTAGCAACTTGTTCACTGGCTCGGCTCCTTTTGGGGTTCTTGGATTGGTAAATCTTACTCGTTTCAATGTATCACATAATGGGTTTACTGGGAAGATTCCTGATATGACAACTTGTAGTGACATATTGGAGATTTTTGATGCTTCAGGCAATGGTTTAGATGGGGAGGTTCCTTTGAGCATAACAAATTGTAGAAATCTCAAGGTTCTAAACTTGGGGTTTAACAAGCTGAGTGGGACTATACCAACTGAGCTTTCTGAGATCGAGAGGCTTGTGGTGATTCAGTTGGGCAATAACTCAATAAGTGGGACGATTCCTAAGGAGTTAGCTAGCATTCAGCTGCTTCAGGTTTTGGATCTGCACAATCTCAACCTCATTGGTGAAATACCTACTGAGATAAGCAACTGCTTTTTTCTTCGTGAGCTGTGAGTTTTTCATTCTAAATGTTTATGTGTTACCTGATAAATTCATCTCAATTATGCTTTTCCTGACTTGACTAAATTTCTAATATGCTCTGTTTTTTGCAGGGATGTTTCAGGCAATGCCTTAGGGGGAGAACTTCCAACCACTCTTTACAACATGACTAACCTGGAAATCCTTGACCTACATCAAAACCAGCTCAATGGAACCATTCCACCAACCCTGGGAAACCTGCCAAGATTAGATTTTCTAGATCTGTCACAAAATTCGCTTTCTGGGCCAATCCCTTCTTCTCTTGGAAATCTAACTACTTTAACCAATCTTAACATCTCTTATAATAACCTCTCAGGCACCATTCCTGCCACCATTCAGCATTATGGTGCCTCAGCATTTTCCAATAATCCCTTTCTCTGTGGTGCACCTTTGGACAAGTCTTGCTCGGCTAATGGCAATGGCACAAGCACTTCCAAGCAAAAGAAAAACAAAGTTTTAAGTGTTTCTGCGATTGTTGCTATTGTTGCTGCTGCAGTCATACTTTCTGGGGTTTGTCTAGTATGTATTATGAACATCATGGCCCAGAGGAGGAAGAAAGACGAAGATGAGGCAATGGTTGTTGAGAGCACCCCACTTGCTTCAACTGACTCAAATGTTATTATTGGAAAGCTTGTTCTTTTCAGTAAGAGTTTGCCCTCAAAGTATGAAGACTGGGAATCTGGCACAAAGGCTTTACTTGACAAGGAGTGTATGATAGGTGGTGGATCGATTGGGACAGTCTACAAAACTACTTTTGAGGGTGGAGTATCGATTGCTGTGAAAAAGCTTGAGGCTTTGGGAAGGATCAGAAACCAAGATGAATTTGAGCAGGAAATTGGACGACTAGGCAACCTTGTCCATCCCAATTTGGTAGCCTTTCAAGGATACTACTGGTCCTCCACAATGCAGCTGATTCTATCTGAGTTCGTCTCAAATGGGAACTTGTACGACAATCTACATGGTCTCCACTATCCAGGAACCAGCAATGGCGGTGGCAATCGGGAACTGGATTGGTCCAGGAGGTTTAAGATTGCCCTTGGAACAGCTAGAGGCCTTGCCTACCTTCACCATGATTGTAGACCTTCCATTCTCCATCTCAACATTAAGTCTACAAACATTCTCTTAGACGAAAACTACAATGGGAAGTTGTCTGATTATGGTTTGGGAAAGTTGCTTCCTATCTTGGACAATTATAGCCTAACCAGATTCCACACTTCTGTAGGATATGTAGCTCCAGAGTTGGCTCAGAGTTTAAGATTAAGCGAAAAATGTGATGTTTATAGCTTCGGAGTCATTCTTTTGGAGCTTGTAACAGGTAGAAAACCAGTTGAGAGTCCAAGGGCTAATGAGGTTGTGGttctatgtgaatatgttaggGTATTGTTGGGAAGTGGCTCTGCTTCAGATTGCTTTGATAGAAGCTTGAGGGGTATTGTAGAGAATGAGCTTATTCAGGTTATGAAGTTGGGGCTTATCTGTACCTCTGAAGTTCCTTCAAGAAGGCCAAGCATGGCTGAAGTTGTTCAGGTTCTTGAGTCCATTAGAAATGGTTCAGAATCATAGTGACCAAAATTAAATAGATGGGTAACTTTTCTTATCTCGGTATTAAATCAGTGAATCATTTATGGAGCAAAAGTGGGCAACTCCTAGATAGGAAACAAATAGAAAATTCTTTTGTATTCAATTGAGATTACCAAAagtcatttgtttttttttcccttCAATATTTGTGATTCTTAGTCTTACAATAAAAATCATTTGtttattaaacaaaaatcaaGAGTTCACTGCAATGAAATCAAGAGTTCCATTAACTTTATTCACTTGGTTATATTTAAATTCTTTATTCCTGTACTGTGAGACAATTTTATATATTCTTAAAGGGAGAAAGTTCATAGTCCTGTTAGCTCTTTCTTCAGTATCACTCACTCAATATCTATCTGTGATGGTATGTTTCAGTTCACAATATACCCCAGACCATACCAGGACTTCCAACTACTGCAAGAGTTTCTTCTTCAAAAGAATATATAATCACCCTAACCATGTACACAATGAACCAACAAAAAATTTCAACTATGAGATTTACAGGCTCCAGATATTTTACGAATTC from Humulus lupulus chromosome 5, drHumLupu1.1, whole genome shotgun sequence encodes the following:
- the LOC133778285 gene encoding probable LRR receptor-like serine/threonine-protein kinase At1g12460 → MRKVHHFRFSHALVLCFLWFFIRIQSVFAATEKEILLQFKGNVTNDPYNFLSTWVLSGSPCQDFSGVFCNPEGFVDKIVLWNTSLDGILPSALSGLKYLRVLTLFGNLFKGNIPEEYGDIQTLWKINLSSNALSGSIPEFIGDLPNIRLLDLSRNGFTGKIPSALFKNCYKTKFISLSHNTLSGSVPESLAKCSNLEGFDFSFNNLSGDIPLRLCDIPRLDYVSVRSNALSGSVEKFLSACQSLKVLDLGSNLFTGSAPFGVLGLVNLTRFNVSHNGFTGKIPDMTTCSDILEIFDASGNGLDGEVPLSITNCRNLKVLNLGFNKLSGTIPTELSEIERLVVIQLGNNSISGTIPKELASIQLLQVLDLHNLNLIGEIPTEISNCFFLRELDVSGNALGGELPTTLYNMTNLEILDLHQNQLNGTIPPTLGNLPRLDFLDLSQNSLSGPIPSSLGNLTTLTNLNISYNNLSGTIPATIQHYGASAFSNNPFLCGAPLDKSCSANGNGTSTSKQKKNKVLSVSAIVAIVAAAVILSGVCLVCIMNIMAQRRKKDEDEAMVVESTPLASTDSNVIIGKLVLFSKSLPSKYEDWESGTKALLDKECMIGGGSIGTVYKTTFEGGVSIAVKKLEALGRIRNQDEFEQEIGRLGNLVHPNLVAFQGYYWSSTMQLILSEFVSNGNLYDNLHGLHYPGTSNGGGNRELDWSRRFKIALGTARGLAYLHHDCRPSILHLNIKSTNILLDENYNGKLSDYGLGKLLPILDNYSLTRFHTSVGYVAPELAQSLRLSEKCDVYSFGVILLELVTGRKPVESPRANEVVVLCEYVRVLLGSGSASDCFDRSLRGIVENELIQVMKLGLICTSEVPSRRPSMAEVVQVLESIRNGSES